The genomic region CCACACGGGTTGTTATTGAGGCAAGAAGAACAAATGTCCCAGGCCGTTTGTTAAAGCCTTACACGCCGGGCAGCAGACGGTGTTTCTGCTCAGCTCaggggggctcagcccaggtgCAGCTCACCAAAACCGAGGCCTGCTGATCATTTCTCAGATCACAGTGTGGGCTTGTATGTGGTTACATCTTCGCATTCTTCCCAAATGAATTCTGATCCTGAGCTGCCTCTGTGATTTTCTGGGTAATCAGCACTGTCCCAGGCTGAAGTTGTAAATggtttcattttcctcctgtaAGCCTTTGCCTCTGCTTCCCCACTTCAGGACAGCAGTGATGACATTGAAGATGTGTCTCTCTTTGATGCAGATGATGATGTATCCAGGAGATCCAAAAAGTCAAAAATAAGGTCAGTGGTGACAGAGGGAGTTCCTGGGTGagctccaggcagagccaggaggaggGACGGAAGGATTGTCACGTTGTATCAAAGCATGTAATGGTCGAGCCCTTCTTCGTTTATTGGGAAGTAATGGAGAGTAATTTCTGGGTAACTGAGAGCTCCACTTCCAGAAGCCCTGTTGGAATTTGTAGAACTGTCCCTTCCTGCTTCTGAGCGCCCTTACACTTAACCTGTGTTTAATTCCTGGGTGTAAGGGAACTACAGGGATACAACTCTGTGTAAGGGGGGCTCTTGCTGTGTCAGGAGCTGGTTCTGGGCTGGTCCATGatctcctccccagcctccatTCCCAGGtgtgctctgtgccctgttctcTCCATGTCCTGGCCTGCTCAGTCCAGCTGCTCATTCCCTGTTGTGCCCAAATCCCGCAGGGAGCGTGTCCATCCCCTCGTGCCGTGGTGGCCTcggctctgccctgctcctttccgacctggcagctgcagaggaactgcagagcagcctgggctgctgggaggggtccctgccctggcagggggttgggTCCAGgggagctttaaggtccctcccagcccattgTGGGATTCTCTGAAATCACAAAGAAAGGCAAATCTGCTGTGTTCCTTCGGGAGAGTTTTCTCTGTCagaaccttttaaaatttacgCCAAAAATTGCCCTAAACTGAATACCAGGTAAAgctgcctgtcccctcccaccccagaTCCTGCCTGCGCATGGGCTGTCTCTGCATGTGGGATGTCTCTTCCTTGTGTCAGCTTCCAGGCAGTTGTTTCCCATATTTTCAGAACGCTGGGTTCATGTTACAGTGCTGGTCCTTGTCCTGCGGGTTGCTGGGAGGTCCCTTGGCAATGTCACttgcctgcaggagctgtgacTGTCCTGTCCTTCATTCCAGGCACCCAGTGGCGTCATTTTTCCACTTATTCTTCCGAGTCAGTGCCATAGTTGTTTATCTGCTCTGTGAGCTCTTAACCAGCAGCTTCATTGCCTGCATGGTGACCATCATCCTCCTCCTGTCCTGTGACTTCTGGGCAGTAAAGGTGAGTTCCTCTcgtgctttttgttttctttgccttgctgtataaaaataattgaCAGTGATATTCATGTCTCAAAAAAAGTAGTTTATTTGTGCCTGTCCCACGAAGTGACACAGTCCATGGGTTCTCTTTCAGAACGTCACAGGGAGGCTCATGGTTGGCCTTCGCTGGTGGAACCAGGTGGATGATGATGGCAGAAGTCACTGGGTGTTTGAAGCCAGGAAGGTAAAGGATTTTGTTCTAATCTTGTAATTGTTTCTGGTTTATGAACCCTCTGTTAATTGGTGGTTGTGGAAGTTACTCCTTTGGCTGTTTCTAAGCTTCATAACTGAACCATGCAGGAAATGTCGTTTTTCCCAAACTTACCCTTTTAGCCCCAGGCATTCCAAGAGGTTTtgatgctgctgcctccagtgaTTCTGAGAGAAAATTGAAAGGAGTCCCTTAAATGGAAACGCTTTCTGTTGCAGAGATGTCTCTGTGTGATGTAGAAATTAATCTTGGAAGCTGTTGTGTGGAGGGAAATCCCAGGGAGTGTGGGgattctgctctgtttttaagGACATGGATCTGTAAGATGGAGCAGCCTGATCACTTCCATTTCCTCTCTGTTTCTAGGTGTCAGCACAAGGGGGTAAAACCTCATCTGAAGCAGAGTCCCGAATTTTCTGGCTAGGCCTGATCACCTGCCCGATGATCTGGGTGATCTTTGCCTTCAGTGctctcttctctttcaaagTGAAGTGGTTGGTGAGTCCCTCCCTGAGCTCCACAGTGGATCTGGCCCTGTCTGAGCCAGGAGTGGCAGCTggtgacttttttcccctgtcacAGGCAGTGGTGGTGATGGGGGTGGTGCTGCAGGGAGCCAACCTCTACGGCTACATCAGGTGTAAGGTTGGCAGCAGGAAGAACCTGACCAGCATGGCAACCAACTACCTTGGGAAGCAGTTCCTGCGGCAGGTGAGGTGTCCAGGGCTTTGGAATCCCTAGGAAAAACAGGGGTGGTTACAGAAAAAAGGTGGTATTTGAGCTGGGGAATGTGAGCCCCATCAGTTCAGGCACAGAGCGCTGCTGATTGTTGCCATCCAGCCCCGTGTGCAGCGCTGTGGTATTGGCCAGTGCCATGGATAAATGCCTTGGGAATTACTGGAATATGACTGGTGGAAATAACACTCATGGCTGAAAGGGCTGCCACTGCCCTTTGTGTTCTTTCCCACTCCcacccagctcttcccagcagctccagttcttccccagctctgggtTTCCTCCTGCCAGGGGTCTGTGACGCAGCAGGAACAACCACCCCAGTTCCACTTCCAGGCTGCCACTTCACTGCTGCTGACCGCTTTTCCTGGCTGTATTGATGGCTCTGGCAGAGGTGTTTTGGCTGCCATGGATTCACAAATACTTGCTGGAATTACTGCTGTCAGTGTGACCAGAAGCTCAGACACTGATGGACCTTTCTTGGCACTCTGTGCTGGGCCCATCTCCTCCTTGATTTGCTCCCGAATTCTTTTACCCTCGCAGGGGTTACCCAGAGGCCCAGGCCAGGCTCTGGCAGAAATGAGTATTttgccccaaaatcccagcagtgACTCACAGGGTTCTCCCGCCCTCTTTGATTTTGCCTCCTGCAGACCATGGCTACAGAGGACCAAGCAGCATCCTGAGTGTGGTGGGAGcctcaggccaggctggattcTCAGCAGTGACCAACAGAGAAGGTTGCTCTGACCAATTTGGGAGCTGCACACAAGGTGTGAAtcaaaagaagtaaataaattgTGCAAGACTTGAGGTTAACACTCCTGGCAACTTATATTCCATTTTCCACTAGCAGTTTGTGTTTAAGTCCTTTCTTTAGTTTGATTAATGAGAATTAATTTGCTTaaactttaaattaaaagatCGCCTGCGTGAGTTTCATACAGGTTTAGAACTACTGGATGAGTTAAGAGAAAATTGCTGGAGATACTTCAGAAAAGCCATGTACAAGCTGACCCTTGGCaactctcctgctcctccagcgCTTGGTGCCTCAGGTAGTTTCAGTTGTGGACAGGTTTTGCTCTTGGAGGTTGTTGCTGCTTCTGTTCAGGGAGTGATTTTTTGGCCCTGCATCCCTCATTGTGTGACTGGAATGGCGCTGAGTGGTTGCAGTGAGGGGCATCTGAAGGAAATGGAGCTGGTGGGAAGATCACTGAAATCTGATGGCAGCTGCAGAAAGTGACCTGTGAGCAGGCCCTGGTTTTCTGAAGCATCCACAGACCTGGGGAACATCCCAAACCCCTGGTTCTGTGGGAATCCCTGCAGGCCTGTGCCTGTCTGGAGAGAGTGGCAGGAGCAGAACCAGtgtccagggaaagctgcaccCCCAGGTCCAGCCAGGGGCTGTGAGAGTGGCCCCTGTGTGCCTGACCTGTTACACCGAGGCCATGGGGTGTCCTGGGAGGGGCCTTTCCTCAGGCCAGGAGGGCGTGGGGGATGTGGTCAGCAGTTCCCTTGGCACAGGGGCACAGGCAGTGGGACTGGCAGGGTGTTCCCTTCCTGCAGTCcgtgccctgtgctgtccttAAGCTCCCCAAGGGCTCTGAGCTGGGGAAGAGCCTTTTGTGGGATGGTGGCTTGCAGTGCTCAGTGGGATGGCAGTGGTGTGTTCTGAGCTCATCTGCGCTCAGTCCTTCGCATGGGGTTCTGTCCCTGGAGCTCATGGTTCCACAGCAGTGGGTGCTGAACATTCTGGGTGAggaattttaaatgaagaatgtgatttctttttgaCTCCTGGGTGTTGTGAATTGTGGGGTTGCATTAACCTGGTTCCTCTCCCTGtactctgcagtgctgggagctgtacCTTTGTTCAACTCTTTGGATTGATACCTTCCTTTTGTAAAtacttatttataaaatatggaaattaaaatactgctttgtttAACCAGACCAGACATCCCTTCTGTGGTTCATGGCTCAGCTTCATTTCTAGCCCGTGTCCTTGTCAGGTGCCTTTAGCAGGGGTTTATTGTCCATTTAAACAGTGCTGTTCCTCCAGCTCTGGCACAGTTCCTGTCAGCCGGGGGTCTGCAGAGCTTTCCCTGGGCAAacactgcccaggctgctggggctgtcACCATGCAGAGCTGGTCACTCCAGGGCTCATCTCCTTTGAGGGCACTCACAGGTGctccctgcccagacccccgTGAGTGCTCAGTGCCCCCACCAGAGGAACTTCAGTCCCATTTACATCCAAGGGATCAGTTATTTCTGAGAAACAATGTAAAGAGGCCAAATCCAGTCAAACCCTGAAGCAGAGACACTTCAGCAGCCACATGGGGACGTGCAAGTGCAGGTCCTGCAGGGAGGAACGGGaatcctccctgctccagcccctgttTGCTGCTGGGCCAAGGGGCTGGCAAAGCTCCAGCCACGAGCTGCTGCTTCTAAAATGTGCTCAAAGTTTTGGACTTCATGTTTATTCACCTGCTGCCAAAGCTCCCCCCAGACTCCTGGAAAACAGGGCTTTTCTGGAAGTTGCAGTTTATTTAACCAAGGACAGAGGCATTTCTTAGTAGGTGCCTTTAAACAGAGCCCTGTGTGGGTTATTTTTAGCTCTTGGCAAACATTCAGGCTTTTGGCTTCTGAGAAACTGGCAGTCTATTACATTTCTGTCGTGGATCAGAACCAAATTTCTTACCTCTGCTGCAGTTGGGTGTGAGTCTGGTTTGATTCTCACTCGCTGTGAACTGGGGTttcctggggagcaggaagTGGGAGTTGCCTCAGAGCAGAGAAATCCTCTGAATGTGCTTTTTTCCACAAACCCCAGGACTCCAGACTGAGCCAGTTTCTTGAGCATCAGCTGAGTAATCCTGGCCCCACCTCAGCCCTGGGTGGGGGCTGAACTTGGAGGGTTTACAGAGCAGAAattctccaggagcagcagcaataataataataataataataatagtaataatagtaataataataatagtaatcTCTTTGCTCTGAAATAGGAAATACAGATCGGATGCTGCAAGCACAGCTGGACGATGGGCTCGGGATTATCCTCATTTcacaggcagagccctgctTGGAGTCCTTGGAATATGGGCCAGCAAGGAGCTGGGACAGACCAGGCCCTGGGGCACCCTGTCTGTCTGGGGTGCCCATACTGATCCTTCTGTCGCTGTCTGGTGACAGTGGGGacctgtcccctccctccccctgtTCCCTCACCCTGATCCAGCACCCCTGGACCACCCTGATccagctgctgggtgctggaTTCCCCGGGAAGGGGCTGGAATTCAGGGACAGAGGCAGTGCTTTCTCTGGCACTGTGCTTTGACGCATTACGGGGATGCATCGGGACATTCTAACCCCAAAGAGCTTCCCAGGCAGtttttccccattcccctcCCTCGGTGCTGTCCAGGATGCTGAGGGGGGCAGGTCTGGGCACTTGGAGCCTGCCTGTTCCTCCGTGGATCCCTtggagcctggctggggctggagggctgcagggaggctcTGTTGTCGCTGCTTGCCAAGGCCATACATGGGACAGGACGGGACATCCCAGCTGGCATTTCCAGAACAAAGCTGCAGCCTCCGGAACGTGACCTTTTGGAGACCAAAGGCTGCGGCCGAGGGCGCTGGAATCTGGCCAGGACTCGGCGCCACTTCCAGGGCTCCGTGCAGGAAGGAATTGCTCgcttccctcctgcctccctgggcAAAGAGCCccgggctgggagcagggagcgaGCGCTGCCCTGGGCAAACCCGGGGGAGCCGGCGCCTCTCCCCGCCCGGGGCTGcgggaagggcagggaggagacGCGGCTGCTGTGGGGGCTCCGGGCCGCGGGGCCGCTGGCTCTGCGTGTGCCCAAAGCACCCCGGCTGGGCCGACGCCACTCCagttcctccctctcctgccctggggacagctggcCTCGGGGACGCTCCGTGCCGGGTTCCGCCGCTCGGCCCCGGCTGCTCCCCAGGGCCAGCATCGCACGGggcagcctctccctgctcccagccgTGTCCCAGTGTTGTAAACGAGGCTGAgacttttgaaaggaaaagccaaCTCGTTTATTTATTACCTGCTGAGAGCGGGAACCCAGGATAAGCCCAGGCTCCGCGCGACAAGCCAGAATAAAACAATCCACCACCAAGACAGTGAGACCCACTGGGCGCTCCCTTGGAGCCCAAGGTCCGCAGGAGGACGCGGTGCAGAGCACCTGGTGGCTTTTAGAGTCTCTGGTGCCACCGGACTGGTGCATTTCTCAATCCTCGTGCTGATCGGTGCCTTCCCTGTTGGCTGGTCGGTCTGTACCTCCGTGCATTCCTCACCAGTCATTTCCAAACAACTCCGCTTCATTGCTTGGCTCGTTCTCCAGTCCCAGTCCAGGGCATCGTCCTCATCCCTTGTACCCTACGAAGCCATGGACTAGAAAGTTCCTTCTGTTAAACCCATTGGGTCCTTGTTATATCCCCATGCAGGGTTACATCCCAGCATTACACCCGTACAGTCTCGCAACTTCCCTTCAATTAACATGTCCATCTATTCCACCCTCCACTGCCCTCTTTTATATCTCATCTAAACAGTAATAACCAACACCCTGAAACCAATTCATTTATTACACCAGGAAAGGCTCCTGGCCCAGTGAGCCCCTCAAGCCCCAGGCTCGCCTCAAGCCAATTCCTGGCCTGGCAAAGCCGCATGGAAAGGGCCAAATCCCGGCCACGCTTCCTGGAGCACCTTTGGACCTCTGCGGGTTTGGGGCTCCCTCTGTGGGTTTTGGTGCCATTCATTTGGCTGATTCTGAGCCCAGACGGGTTCCTGGGGTCTGCAgtgtcctgcagcagtgctccaCAGGTAACCGCGGTGAGAGGCTCCACCTCTCCGTGTGGCACCTGCCGGGTTATTTTGTGTCCATCTGCAGAGGGAAGGCCAGGCCAGGGGGTCTGGTGTTTGCAAAGAGACTGGGTTTGCATGAAATGTGGGATTTGAAATCCCAGACAGACTTAAACTGCTGTCAGGATCCTGCTGGATTGACTTCTGGAGATCCAGGGTGCCCTCTCATACCCATGGTCTCAGCCCATAGCACAGTGCCAGGAGCACTCAGCATCCTCCAGGACAGGGATTGCCATCTCCCAGCAAGGGCACAGGTTTTACTGGGGTGGAGATGTCCAGGGGACACTGCGGTTTCATGTCCAGGAGGACCTTTGTAAGGATGGTTGAGCAGCTGGACTGCAAGAGAAGACTCAGGATATAGGGAGATGTGGGATTCCATCTCTCCCAAgtacttttgtttctttgcttacCCTGGAAGGGCTGAGAATGATGCCAAtgctctgcagggacactgcTCCCACAGAAATGATCCTccagcaggctctgctccagcccctgggcTTTCAGAGCACAGTGAAGCCTCCGAGGAGCACTTTTGATACCCCCAGGTAAGAGCAGAAGGGTTTTCTGTGCTGTCCTGCTCCCCTTCTGCTCCGTGCTGGCTGTTAATGCCAGGCCAGCCCATCCCCCATTGCTGCACTTTCCAAGAGCTTTGATATCCCCCAGAATATTTGCCAAAGCCACGCTGAGGTTCTTCAGCTGATTCTCTCTGTGAACCCTGGTCTGTAGAAGTCCCAACAGTTTGCTCCACATGGGAGTTGGACTTTCTGCTCTGTTGTTCCTCACATTCCTCCAAGAATCCTTAAAAACCACCAGGATCACCCTTGCCTCGTCCCACCCATCTGGCACCAGGAGAAACATCAGTCTGGGGATTAATGCACCGTGAGTTCATCCCTGAGCCCTCCGGACTCCTCCTGGAAACCTCCTGGGCCTGTGGGGTTGTTCCTCTGAGTTATCCCTCCTTGTGTCACCAACCTCCTTCCATTTCATTCATTTTGGGTGAGCTCTGTAGcgttttttcctccttttttttcgTCCGAAGCACTGTGTAAACAACTCCATAGTAACGGCTGGAGCCCGTGAGTCACTCAGCGTTTGTGCCACGGAcactctccctgctgctgctgtgactccAGAGCAGGGGAGGGCTCAGCTCTTACTCACCCTTTCCTACTGAGGGCACCCCTGTTGGGTCTGGCCCTGTTTTATGGTTTGTGTCACTTCTGCCCCGCAGAGAGATCCTCTCCCCCAGTGGGACCTTCAGTGCTTGTcacctgctccctctcctctcagGTTTAAACTCACCTCAGTTTCTTCTCACCCGGATtatgttttgttcttgttgGAGTCCTCCCTCACATCCGGACCCTGTTGCAAAGGAATTTGCATCACTCTGGCCTTGGGAACTCCCacacctccttcccagcccctgaGAGCCCACGAGAGGTGACAAACCCTCCTGTGGGCAGAggtcccaacccaaaccctcaCCTAAAATCTCTTTGGATGAGGGAAAACTATTCCCTCCCCTTTTGTGAGCCCTTGATTTCTCATGTTTTAATTGCCCAAAAGCTTGGTTTAATTAGGACTGGACTGGATGGAGATGGGGGCAGGGACTTTGCTTgattcctgctccatccctggcacaCAGAGCGGGGGACTCAGCCACGAGCTGGGGCAGGACAGCAGTCAGGGCTGGATGCAGGTTGGAGTTCTGGGATGTGGAGCCTTCACAAGGCTCCCCCAGCCACACGAGGGGGATCAGACTGACCTCCCCAagctcttctgcagctgctgcacgTGGGACACCCCAATCCTCAGCACAACGGGAGAAAAATGCAGGAtctggagcatccctgtggaATTTTCCTCCGtttgcagcaggatggggagggCAGCATCCCCTGGGGTGTGACGAGACTGGGCAGCCTTTAGGGGACATCAGACCAGCGAGCCCCCGGACAAACCCTCCTCATCCCCGCGGCCCTGGTGtctgagggcagcagcagcaaacacctGGAGCCGCACGGctgggctgcccctgccctgggtcccttccagcccctgccaggacTTCGATCCGTGCTCTCACGGCAGCAGAGGGAGCCCTTACCCTTTTGTTCCGAgaacaattaaataaataacaatttaaaaatggagCAGAGAAAGCTTTCGGGACGGGCTCGCTGGAAACAAGTCCCGGGATCGATCGTGCGGCCCGAGGAGCGCCAGGAGCCGCCCCGGCGTGGCACCGCGGTGGGCAAAGAGGGGAGCGGCCACCAAAACCAGCGCTGGGGCCGGGCAGGGAGAGAGCGGGAACCGATGGGATATAACGGGAACATGAttcactgctctgctgtcacAGGGGGTGTGAGCAACcgctgcagctggaaaaagccAGTAAAAAGCGAAtttgctgccagccctgtgtgtgtgggaCCGGCTGCCTGGGCTGGCTCCTCCAACAGCCCTCGGGACTGCCCCGATTTTGGGGAATAAGCTGTGATGTCATAAATGCTCCCCAGGAAAGGATCCTGCCTGGGCTGATCCCTGGGCTGATCCACACAGGAGCTTGAGGAGCCTGCAGTTTGGCTGTCGCTGCCTGGCTCCACCTTGACCTGTGCAAATCTGGTTGAGAGAAGGTAGATTTCCCTGGAAATCTAGATTTCCCTGTTCTGGGATGGCCtttgccaggctgggagaggaaggTGTGTGGCAGGGTCACTGGGATTGCCCCACCTATGTGGGATGGAGTTTTGAACTTTGGTGGCTGCTTAACTTAGGCTCAACAACACCCAAAGGTGTtgaagcagcaggagcctcGCAATTCCCTCGGGGAATaactcccagctctgcctcctgagtgtcctcctccagctgggagcaTCCACAGCCCCAGATGTGAACCCACAGCTCAGGTCTCTCCCGCTCTAAATATGTACCAGGAGGAAATTCCAGCCCTGGCCCCTCTTGGCAAAGCTCTTGGCTCTGCTCTCGTGGTTTGAGCCGCAGGACCTCTGACTTCCAGCTGCAAAAATCCTGTAGTTACACAAgaggaagcagcacagctcatgTGCACGGGAATTATCCCATGTCCTAAACCTCTGCCGGGCCTGGAAGCCATCTGTGTGACCCTTCCCGGGGTCGGCGGGGAGACATTCTGTCTTTCCTGTGTCATTCCGAACAAAAAGCCAAGATCTGGCTGCTGCTCGCAGCCCTGGCAGACACCAGGTCCGTGTGTGGGATGCTCTGAGCTGTTTTCCTTAAATGTGCTTTAGCAACGCCCAAGCGCGTCCAGCCGGGAGCCGCCGGAGCCGGGGATGTGTCAGGGCCTTcaaggaaagagaataaaaaatgagCACAACTCAAGGGCTGAAACCTTGGAAGTCTGCAGGACTCAGCAGCTGCGAGGGGAAACGGTGACAATCTCGGTGTCTGGAGGGAATTTAAAGCATGGACGTGGATGCAAGCTGTGGAAGCACTGCCTGGACACTGCGAGATGTGGAATTTATTGCAATTTATTGCCATTCATGACCTGTATTTGCTGGTAGCTGAACAGTGTCAGTCACTGACAACCACAGAAGAAGGTTCCAATTAACTGATTTAACTTTTGGTCATTTGTTTAAACCAACCCCATACAGGTGAAGTCAAGTCCATTTTAACCCCATGGGGCCCTCAGGACACCCCCCACATCCGAGGAatcccagtgtcccaggagCTCTCAGCAGGTGGGTTTGGTGTGTCCAGCCCCAAGTGTGACAAAGCACACCCAAAGAGCCTGTCTGGCTCAGAGTAGGATAGAAATTACTTCTAATATTTAACTGCTGGAGTTGGAGCTTGGTGTCTCCTCGCtgcccctctccttcccaccaacaCAGAcgtgtgccagggctgtgcagatAAACCATAAATAAACTGACTTCCCAAGAAAGGGtctgtctctgctccctgggatgAGATCTTTGGGGAGCACCCGGCTGGTGATGGGAAGGTCACTGGGGGTTCACTGTGTCGGACCAGTGCCAAAGCCATGGACCAGGAGCCTTTTGTCCCAAAAGTGGGGTGAAAGGCCAGGCTCTGTCCTCACACACAGGATGGGAGATGGGGCTGATGTGCCCATGGGTGAGGCCGTGCCAACCCCCACAAGTGT from Corvus moneduloides isolate bCorMon1 chromosome 19, bCorMon1.pri, whole genome shotgun sequence harbors:
- the LOC116453600 gene encoding Golgi apparatus membrane protein TVP23 homolog B-like isoform X1; translation: MDSSDDIEDVSLFDADDDVSRRSKKSKIRHPVASFFHLFFRVSAIVVYLLCELLTSSFIACMVTIILLLSCDFWAVKNVTGRLMVGLRWWNQVDDDGRSHWVFEARKVSAQGGKTSSEAESRIFWLGLITCPMIWVIFAFSALFSFKVKWLAVVVMGVVLQGANLYGYIRCKVGSRKNLTSMATNYLGKQFLRQTMATEDQAAS
- the LOC116453600 gene encoding Golgi apparatus membrane protein TVP23 homolog B-like isoform X2, whose protein sequence is MVTIILLLSCDFWAVKNVTGRLMVGLRWWNQVDDDGRSHWVFEARKVSAQGGKTSSEAESRIFWLGLITCPMIWVIFAFSALFSFKVKWLAVVVMGVVLQGANLYGYIRCKVGSRKNLTSMATNYLGKQFLRQTMATEDQAAS